One Nyctibius grandis isolate bNycGra1 chromosome 17, bNycGra1.pri, whole genome shotgun sequence genomic window carries:
- the TNFRSF9 gene encoding tumor necrosis factor receptor superfamily member 9, with the protein MHAPVPRCPARSRLPAGPLPPQAAPAALRPAGRRTVSTPPAAARPCEGGGDWPRRAAGGGAARPGGRCPRSRALSVRRSRAGRPLTRPRRVDRAVSRSPASVTPAQARGPRPPCRAAPTARRVRAGPDRGAGRRERPRGSHPLSRPAGTFVVSAGCGRGAACRQCPPDTFSSAAGLSGCTLCRKCEGRFKYLKECSSKSDAECTCKEGYRCSGDGCSRCDRSCGVGQENTVSGCQTCRYGTFNDQPNGSCKNWTNCTANLVLEPGTAAKDVICKHASDNPTLVTTLPTTSPAIPFSITVPGTDLQMDIIRISLTVAGLLCIVFLLPSCICFSIWQKKKLHAVFKKMHITPEQSIQEDDACSCRFPEEEQGEYQDRGKSTEFRDLLVN; encoded by the exons ATGCACGCTCCTGTTCCACGCTGTCCCGCCCGTTCTCGTCTGCCCGCGGGGCCGCTGCCCCCGCAGGCCGCACCCGCCGCGCTCCGGCCCGCAGGACGCCGGACGGTGTCGACACCgcccgcggccgcccgcccgtGCGAGGGCGGCGGTGATTGGCCGCGGAGAGCCGCAGGGGGCGGGGCTGCGCGGCCAGGCGGGCGGTGCCCCCGCTCGCGGGCGCTGAGCGTCAGGCGGTCTCGTGCCGGCAGGCCCCTCACCCGCCCCCGGCGCGTGGACCGCGCCGTTTCCCGCTCACCCGCCTCAGTCACCCCGGCCCAAG CCCGGGGCCCGCGACCGCCCTGCCGTGCGGCGCCGACTGCCCGGCGGGTGAGGGCCGGACCGGACCGGGGCGCGGGGCGCCGGGAGCGGCCCCGCGGCAGCCACCCTCTGTCTCGTCCCGCAGGTACCTTCGTGGTGAGCGCGGGCtgcgggcggggcgcggcgtGCCGGCAGTGCCCGCCCGACACCTTCTCCAGCGCGGCAGGACTCAGCGGCTGCACCCTCTGCCGGAAGTGCGAAG GAAGATTCAAGTATTTAAAAGAGTGTTCCTCAAAAAGCGACGCTGAATGCACGTGCAAGGAGGGGTATCGCTGCAGCGGCGACGGCTGCTCCCGCTGCGACCGAAGCTGCGGCGTGGGCCAGGAGAACACCGTGAGTG GTTGTCAAACTTGCCGCTATGGAACTTTTAATGATCAGCCCAATGGCTCCTGTAAAAACTGGACAAA CTGCACTGCAAACCTTGTCCTGGAACCTGGAACTGCAGCAAAGGATGTCATTTGCAAACACGCTTCAGATAATCCCACTTTAGTCACTACTCTACCTACCACATCTCCTGCAATTCCATTTTCTATCACTGTGCCAG GGACGGACCTCCAAATGGACATTATCAGAATTTCTCTTACTGTAGCTGGGCTGTTGTGCATAGTGTTTCTGCTACCTTCGTGCATATGCTTCAGTatctggcagaaaaagaaactacatGCTGTCTTCAAGAAAA TGCACATCACACCTGAACAGTCAATTCAGGAAGATGATGCCTGCAGCTGCCGCTTTCCCGAGGAAGAACAAGGTGAATATCAGGACCGTGGCAAATCCACAGAATTCAGAGATCTTTTGGTGAACTAG
- the PARK7 gene encoding Parkinson disease protein 7 — MASKRALVILAKGAEEMETVIPTDVMRRAGIKVTVAGLTGKEPVQCSRDVFICPDASLEDARKEGPYDVVVLPGGNLGAQNLSESPAVKDILKDQESRKGLIAAICAGPTALLAHGIGFGSKVTTHPLAKDKMMNGAHYCYSESRVEKDGNILTSRGPGTSFEFGLAIVETLMGKEVAEQVKAPLILKE, encoded by the exons ATGGCCTCGAAAAGAGCATTGGTGATTCTAGCAAAAGGAGCAGAGGAAATGGAAACTGTAATCCCCACTGATGTTATGAGAAGAGCTGGG ATCAAGGTGACTGTTGCAGGCCTAACAGGAAAAGAACCGGTGCAGTGCAGTCGAGATGTCTTCATTTGTCCTGATGCCAGTCTTGAAGATGCCAGAAAAGAG ggGCCTTATGATGTCGTGGTCCTGCCTGGGGGTAACCTTGGAGCTCAAAACTTGTCAGAG TCTCCTGCTGTGAAAGACATTTTGAAGGaccaggaaagcagaaaaggcctgATTGCTGCTATATGCGCAG GTCCTACTGCTCTTCTGGCACATGGGATAGGGTTTGGAAGCAAAGTCACAACGCATCCTTTGGCCAAAGATAAAATGATGAATGGAG CACACTACTGCTACTCCGAGAGCCGTGTGGAGAAAGACGGGAACATCCTCACCAGCCGTGGCCCTGGTACCAGCTTTGAATTTGGGTTGGCCATTGTTGAAACGCTGATGGGGAAGGAAGTGGCCGAACAGGTGAAGGCACCCCTAATACTGAAAGAGTGA
- the ERRFI1 gene encoding ERBB receptor feedback inhibitor 1, which yields MSTAGVAAQEMRVPLKTGFLHTSRGMGSLKTCWGSHSGFENTFFNVDPIAVAYNLNPSTEQHLPSIGHSSNHASMNDHSFAESCIQVPSEKSSPPPLSPKNEQPISRYEDHLVPGFSKLSLTMGRVSEETPLHLPIKNGPIQFLSASSNDRSSRPLPPLPISEDLTPDEVDKEVEFLTSSDTDFLLEDYELPPFKSNVPSRRSFRGCGQINYAYFDTPTGPKPEDANPTQSLSGYISSIYPPPQQLHRRLRRSHSGPAGSLNKPVVRLSGHFNRSSPNSDEDKPEIPPRVPIPPRALKPDYRRWSAEVASSAYSDEDRPPKVPPREPLSRNSSRTPSPKSLPSYLNGVMPPTQSFAPDPKYVSSKALQRQNSEGSSNRVPCILPIIENGKKASSTHYYLLPEKPPYLDKYEKFFREAEESSSNTDVQSWSGDCTATSAPTKLDSKPRMDIAGHLKRKHLSYVVSP from the exons ATGTCAACTGCAGGAGTTGCTGCTCAGGAGATGAGAGTCCCATTAAAAACTGGATTTCTTCACACTAGTCGAGGCATGGGGAGTCTGAAAACCTGCTGGGGTAGCCACAGTGGATTTGAAAA taCTTTCTTTAATGTGGACCCCATAGCAGTGGCATATAATTTGAATCCATCAACAGAGCAACATTTACCATCCATTG GGCACTCTTCCAACCATGCTTCCATGAATGACCACAGCTTTGCTGAAAGTTGTATCCAAGTCCCATCTGAGAAGTCCAGTCCACCTCCTCTAAGTCCCAAAAATGAACAGCCGATTTCAAGATATGAAGACCATCTCGTTCCTGGCTTTAGTAAACTGTCATTAACAATGGGCCGTGTTTCTGAAGAAACACCTCTTCACCTGCCAATAAAAAACGGGCCAATTCAATTTCTGTCTGCATCTTCCAACGACCGTAGCTCCAGGCCACTACCCCCTCTGCCTATTTCTGAAGACCTTACTCCAGATGAGGTTGACAAAGAGGTGGAATTCCTGACTAGCTCAGATACTGACTTTTTGTTAGAAGATTATGAACTTCCTCCTTTTAAATCCAATGTTCCAAGCCGGCGGAGCTTTAGGGGCTGTGGACAAATCAACTATGCATATTTTGATACTCCAACAGGACCAAAACCAGAAGATGCCAACCCTACACAAAGCCTAAGTGGATACATATCCAGTATTTATCCTCCTCCACAGCAGCTGCATCGACGTTTGCGAAGGTCCCATTCTGGGCCAGCTGGATCTCTTAATAAACCAGTAGTAAGACTGTCTGGACACTTCAACAGGTCTTCTCCAAACTCTGATGAAGATAAACCAGAGATTCCACCAAGGGTTCCCATACCTCCAAGGGCTCTCAAACCAGATTACAGAAGGTGGTCAGCAGAAGTTGCTTCTAGTGCATACAGTGATGAAGACAGGCCCCCAAAAGTGCCCCCAAGAGAGCCTTTGTCACGCAATAGTTCCCGTACACCAAGTCCCAAAAGCCTGCCATCATACCTCAATGGGGTTATGCCCCCCACCCAGAGTTTTGCACCTGATCCTAAGTATGTCAGCAGCAAAGCTTTACAAAGACAAAATAGTGAAGGATCTTCCAACAGGGTCCCTTGCATTCTTCCAATTATTGAAAATGGTAAGAAGGCCAGTTCAACGCACTACTATCTGCTGCCTGAGAAGCCTCCGTATTTGGACAAGTATGAGAAAttcttcagagaagcagaagaaagtaGCTCTAACACAGACGTTCAGTCCTGGTCTGGTGACTGCACAGCCACTTCAGCCCCAACAAAACTGGACTCAAAACCTAGAATGGACATAGCTGGTCACCTGAAACGAAAACACCTGTCTTACGTGGTTTCCCCGTAG